In Campylobacter concisus, the following are encoded in one genomic region:
- a CDS encoding ATP-binding protein → MLDQLFLKSNDLIRLNNHKFKRYFIDSKDLSHRLIVILGQRGIGKTTTLAQLASKNKDSLYLSLDDIEISNDITSIIRELVLNGGKHLYLDEIHKSKDISAVLKFAYDNFKELNIVATGSSALEVLKNSHDLSRRAIVYKMSGMSFREYLGLRYGINLEAVELTDLLVNHQEIAVDIINALKQKDLAIIKLFREYLKVGYYPYYNDMPNDTAFYQTLKQSIEATIDSDLLSIYPNLNGNTARKLKILTHAISANVPYQPNYSSLKSLVDIRDDRTLKEYLAMLDSAGLIRLLMKNELAIKNMDKADKIYIENTNLMYINSPDIGNVRETFFTNQLGNITEIYSGKNGDFMVGNNFTFEVGGAKKSFEQIKNMPNSYIAADDIEVGVGNKIPLWLFGFLY, encoded by the coding sequence ATGCTAGATCAACTTTTTTTAAAGAGTAATGACCTTATAAGGTTAAACAACCATAAATTTAAAAGATATTTTATAGATTCTAAAGATTTATCTCATAGACTTATCGTTATCCTAGGACAAAGAGGAATAGGCAAAACAACTACATTGGCTCAGCTTGCCAGTAAAAACAAAGATAGTCTTTACTTAAGCCTAGATGACATAGAGATATCAAACGATATAACCTCGATTATAAGAGAGCTTGTATTAAATGGTGGAAAGCATCTATACCTAGATGAAATTCATAAAAGCAAAGATATATCGGCCGTATTAAAATTTGCCTATGATAATTTTAAAGAGTTAAACATAGTAGCTACTGGCTCATCTGCTCTTGAAGTACTAAAAAACTCTCATGATTTAAGTAGAAGAGCAATAGTGTATAAGATGAGCGGAATGAGCTTTAGGGAGTATCTAGGGCTAAGGTATGGTATAAATTTAGAAGCGGTTGAGCTTACAGATTTACTCGTAAATCATCAGGAGATAGCTGTTGATATTATTAATGCCTTAAAACAAAAAGATCTAGCAATCATTAAGCTTTTTAGAGAGTATCTGAAGGTAGGCTACTATCCATATTATAACGATATGCCAAATGATACTGCCTTTTATCAGACTCTAAAACAAAGTATAGAAGCTACGATAGATAGCGATCTTTTAAGCATATATCCAAATTTAAACGGCAATACGGCAAGAAAGCTAAAGATCTTAACTCATGCCATAAGCGCAAACGTCCCATATCAACCAAACTACTCAAGCCTAAAATCACTTGTTGATATAAGAGACGATAGAACACTAAAAGAGTATCTTGCTATGCTTGATAGTGCTGGGCTAATAAGGCTTTTAATGAAAAACGAGCTAGCTATAAAAAATATGGATAAGGCGGATAAAATTTACATTGAAAATACAAATTTAATGTATATAAATAGCCCAGATATAGGAAATGTTAGAGAGACATTCTTTACTAACCAGCTTGGAAATATCACTGAAATTTACTCAGGCAAAAATGGTGACTTTATGGTTGGTAATAATTTTACCTTTGAAGTAGGTGGTGCCAAAAAGAGCTTTGAGCAGATCAAGAATATGCCAAACTCATATATAGCAGCTGACGATATTGAAGTCGGGGTTGGAAATAAAATTCCACTTTGGCTGTTTGGGTTTTTATACTAG
- a CDS encoding disulfide bond formation protein B: MESMQDKMSQSFTRSTEISAGWGDDEKLFFNLFALAALALIALPVGIACLVLGFGMGDSPCIMCWHERFCMVAISFMALVIVRYGFKVKYLAAILFLACLGLYDGFLHYSLDGTGGGYLDIKQGFGLEILGAHTQFWVVVVHFCVIIFLGVILLLGKNVGKIMQKSEEGAYGAVLPKFALGKVAVAVFVIIMAFNCVQAFITAGPPPYLASATPSRMSIDPSKWFWELDHWEETEIDFRESWNPKLPNLPK, translated from the coding sequence ATGGAAAGTATGCAAGATAAAATGTCTCAAAGCTTCACCCGCAGCACCGAAATTTCTGCGGGCTGGGGCGATGATGAGAAGCTATTTTTCAACCTTTTTGCCCTCGCGGCGCTCGCTCTCATCGCTTTGCCGGTAGGTATCGCATGCCTTGTTTTGGGCTTTGGTATGGGCGATAGTCCCTGCATCATGTGCTGGCACGAGAGATTTTGCATGGTAGCGATCTCGTTTATGGCGCTAGTTATCGTTAGATACGGCTTTAAGGTCAAATACCTCGCTGCAATCCTCTTTTTAGCGTGCCTTGGGCTTTACGACGGCTTTCTGCATTACAGCCTAGACGGCACGGGCGGAGGATACCTCGACATAAAGCAGGGCTTCGGGCTTGAAATTTTAGGCGCACACACGCAGTTTTGGGTCGTAGTGGTGCATTTTTGCGTCATTATATTTTTGGGCGTGATTTTGCTGCTAGGCAAAAACGTAGGTAAAATAATGCAAAAAAGCGAAGAGGGCGCATACGGCGCGGTTTTACCCAAATTTGCGCTAGGTAAAGTTGCAGTTGCGGTCTTTGTGATCATTATGGCTTTTAACTGCGTGCAGGCCTTTATCACCGCAGGCCCGCCGCCCTATCTAGCCTCCGCGACGCCTTCGCGCATGAGCATCGATCCGTCAAAGTGGTTTTGGGAGCTTGATCACTGGGAAGAAACCGAAATTGATTTTCGCGAAAGCTGGAATCCAAAACTACCGAATTTACCGAAGTGA